Genomic DNA from Roseburia intestinalis L1-82:
CACAACAGGCAGACGGGAGTCAGTATGCATTCCGGACTGAAACCGGTTATTTATATGTTTCGCATGGTGTTTTCGATTATCGGAGTGGTATTCCGTGTAAAAGTATTAAAAATTGATGCGGGGGCGGGGAACGAAGATGTTTTTCTGGAAGAACAGAAATAAAAAACATTTTACAGTCAGATTTCCGGAGGAGAGCAGGGAAGTATGTACAAATCCGGGCAGAGGATGGTACCATATTTATACATTTACACTGGATAAAAGAGAGAAAGATGGACTTTTATATCAGCCTTACTGGGATGATGAAACATTAGTGCTGGTACGGTTTGATATCGGGGCATTTCGTGGAATGAGCCTTTCAGAAGAGGCACTGGAATATGCAGATGAAATTTTAAAATGTTTTCACAGCCGGGGAAAAGAAATCATTCTGCGCGTTTTGTATGATACACAGGGGAAAGGAATGGAACGGGAACCGACATTGTTCTCCATTGTTTTAACTCATATGAGGCAGCTTGGAGCTGTTGTGCGTGCATATGAGAGCGATATCCTTATCACGCAGGGGTTATTTATCGGTAACTGGGGAGAAATGCATGGATCAAAGTTTTTAGATCAGGAATACATCCGGAAACTCTATGCTGCATGGAGGAAGGCAATTGGACCCGACATCAGAATCGCACTCAGAAAACCGTCTTTTTGCCGTATGGCAGTGACAAATGAGAATGACAAAGCAGTACCAGGGGTATTTGATGATGCGATTTTTGGCTCAGAAAATCACATGGGAACTTTTGGAGTGAAACGTCGTGCGGACAGTGCATGGACAGAGGACTGGTGCATTGCAGATGAAATCGGTTATATGCAGGAAACCTGTGGTCAGATCCCGTTTGGAGGCGAGGTGCTTTCCGGTCAGAATCCTGCTGCAAAGGAAATGCTGCGGGCATTGTGTGATTTGCGGGTTTCATATTTGAACAGTATCCATGAAGAGCAGGTTCTGAACCGGTGGAAGCAGATGGAATATGGGGAATGGGGCAGTTTCTACCAGTATATCGGTGCACATCTGGGGTATCGTTTTGTGGCAGGGAGTGCAGTATTTTATACGGACAGGATTGAGGTGGAGATAGCCAATACAGGATTTTCAAATATCTGTGATAAAACAGAACTTGCACTTGTAAGAGAGAATGAGGATGGAACGGAAGAAGTGTATCAGGCAGATTATGATCTTCGGATGCTGGCAGGACAGGAGACGGTAAAAATCGTATTTCTGCTGTCAGGACTGCAGGATGAGAAGAAGGACAGATATTTTCTGAAACTGACAAGATGCAGAGGAAACGTGGCAATCCGTTTTGCAAATGAAGGGGGAGAAGAACGGTTGTATCTCAGATAAAAAGGGAGCATGGAAAAACATGACGAAAGAAACAGATAAGATCAGTGTGATCGTGCCGGTATATAATGTGAAAAACTATTTAGAAGACTGCGTGCAAAGTATTACACACC
This window encodes:
- a CDS encoding DUF4874 domain-containing protein, which produces MFFWKNRNKKHFTVRFPEESREVCTNPGRGWYHIYTFTLDKREKDGLLYQPYWDDETLVLVRFDIGAFRGMSLSEEALEYADEILKCFHSRGKEIILRVLYDTQGKGMEREPTLFSIVLTHMRQLGAVVRAYESDILITQGLFIGNWGEMHGSKFLDQEYIRKLYAAWRKAIGPDIRIALRKPSFCRMAVTNENDKAVPGVFDDAIFGSENHMGTFGVKRRADSAWTEDWCIADEIGYMQETCGQIPFGGEVLSGQNPAAKEMLRALCDLRVSYLNSIHEEQVLNRWKQMEYGEWGSFYQYIGAHLGYRFVAGSAVFYTDRIEVEIANTGFSNICDKTELALVRENEDGTEEVYQADYDLRMLAGQETVKIVFLLSGLQDEKKDRYFLKLTRCRGNVAIRFANEGGEERLYLR